Proteins found in one Bacillus alveayuensis genomic segment:
- a CDS encoding hypothetical protein (product_source=Hypo-rule applied) — protein sequence MEFEDRFTIENGFIEEQLLHLCFKYDDDKPRGYWLHFEGINLFFEGKGIVDILDNIKEETEKRIRQEKLEAQFREEADRFIDKETWASIDNMMEK from the coding sequence TTGGAATTTGAAGATCGTTTTACGATAGAAAATGGATTTATCGAAGAACAACTACTACATCTATGCTTCAAATACGACGACGATAAACCAAGAGGATATTGGTTACATTTCGAAGGAATTAATCTCTTTTTTGAAGGAAAGGGAATTGTAGATATATTAGATAATATCAAAGAAGAGACAGAAAAACGGATACGTCAAGAAAAGTTGGAAGCACAGTTTCGAGAAGAAGCGGATCGGTTTATCGACAAGGAAACATGGGCTTCTATCGATAATATGATGGAAAAATAA